In a single window of the Acinetobacter tibetensis genome:
- a CDS encoding LysR family transcriptional regulator yields MRLDFFDLTLFLNIVETGSLTKGAERSAISLQAASERIKKLEQQFSVSLFTRHATGVKLTLAGQMFNQHAQTLIQQHQQLEQEMQPFSQRQHRSMTLWCNSSAQSEYLPLVLPSYLTENPHLQIELQEAESNDIIQALSKGSAQLGLISNFFNAQTLQTLAFADDPLVLICPRQHPLTQHSALTLVDTLEHAFVGLMQYHSLQQSIEAQAKLLGYSIQYRLRLPNFGAIAQVVANGVGIAIIPKRAAQRLQQLYSFQQIQLKGAWANRKLLLAAQNFDTLSLDYQHFSQYLIQQGPQLNQHN; encoded by the coding sequence ATGCGCCTCGACTTTTTTGACTTAACGTTATTCCTGAATATTGTCGAAACAGGCAGCCTCACCAAAGGGGCAGAACGTTCTGCAATTTCCTTACAAGCGGCAAGTGAGCGGATTAAAAAACTCGAACAACAGTTCTCAGTCTCACTGTTTACCCGTCATGCCACTGGCGTCAAACTCACGTTGGCAGGTCAAATGTTTAATCAACATGCCCAAACTTTAATTCAACAACATCAGCAACTTGAACAGGAAATGCAGCCTTTTTCTCAACGACAACATCGCAGCATGACCCTGTGGTGTAATTCTTCAGCACAGAGTGAATATTTACCCTTGGTGCTGCCATCTTACCTTACGGAAAACCCACATTTACAGATTGAACTACAAGAAGCAGAATCCAATGACATTATTCAAGCTTTAAGCAAAGGTAGCGCACAACTGGGCTTAATTTCGAATTTTTTTAATGCCCAAACCCTACAAACCTTAGCGTTTGCAGACGATCCTCTGGTATTGATTTGTCCACGCCAGCATCCTTTAACACAGCATTCTGCATTAACCTTGGTCGATACTTTAGAGCATGCCTTTGTCGGGTTAATGCAATATCACTCTTTACAGCAATCGATTGAAGCACAAGCCAAATTACTGGGCTATAGCATTCAATATCGCCTTCGTCTTCCTAATTTTGGTGCAATTGCACAGGTCGTTGCCAATGGCGTTGGCATTGCCATCATCCCGAAGCGAGCTGCTCAACGCTTACAACAGCTATATTCATTTCAGCAGATTCAATTAAAAGGTGCATGGGCAAACCGAAAGTTACTGTTGGCTGCACAAAACTTTGATACCTTAAGTTTAGATTATCAACATTTTAGCCAATATTTAATTCAACAAGGTCCTCAGCTTAACCAACACAATTAA
- a CDS encoding MFS transporter, whose protein sequence is MTATTMNVNAVIDQAKFKPFHLTVVLWCLFVVLFDGYDLAINGVALPLLMKEWGMTAVQAGMLASTALAGMMFGAMLFGMLADKIGRKKVIIICVTLFSSFTFAGGFASNPTEFGILRFIAGLGIGGVLPNLVALTSEYAPQKFRSTLVTAMFSGYAMGGIMAALLGAAFTPSFGWQIMFFIAGIPLLFVPILWKFLPESVTFLVKAQQTEKARDIIQRLVPAETVTSNTVLVLNEAKVPDASVSALFKNGRAMGTILFWSCFFMCLLMVYALGSWLPKLMMAAGYSLGSSLMFLLSLNIGAVIGTAGGGILADRFHLKPVIISMLIVGALALVGLGFNSPQPVIYLLVALAGAASIGCSILLYSYVAQYYPLAVRSTGLGWASGIGRVGAIVGPIVIGMLLGMELPHKMNFIAVAIPAIIAAFAVSFIKTNQAEEVAEVPTTSQATKQRSYS, encoded by the coding sequence ATGACAGCGACAACAATGAATGTAAATGCTGTAATTGATCAGGCTAAATTTAAACCTTTTCATTTAACGGTTGTTTTGTGGTGTTTATTTGTAGTTTTGTTTGATGGTTATGATTTGGCGATTAATGGCGTTGCCTTACCTTTATTAATGAAAGAGTGGGGAATGACTGCAGTACAAGCGGGAATGCTAGCCAGTACAGCTTTGGCAGGCATGATGTTTGGTGCCATGTTATTTGGTATGTTGGCCGATAAAATTGGTCGTAAAAAAGTCATTATTATCTGTGTCACATTGTTTAGTAGTTTTACTTTTGCGGGTGGTTTCGCATCTAACCCAACTGAATTTGGTATTTTACGTTTTATCGCGGGTTTAGGGATTGGTGGCGTTTTACCTAACTTGGTGGCACTCACTTCAGAATATGCACCACAAAAATTTCGTAGTACTTTGGTGACGGCTATGTTTAGCGGTTATGCGATGGGTGGGATTATGGCAGCATTATTGGGTGCTGCATTTACGCCAAGCTTTGGTTGGCAAATTATGTTCTTCATTGCAGGTATCCCGCTTTTATTTGTGCCAATTTTATGGAAATTCTTACCTGAATCAGTCACTTTTTTGGTCAAGGCTCAGCAAACGGAAAAAGCACGCGATATTATTCAACGTCTTGTACCTGCGGAAACAGTAACTTCAAATACAGTTTTAGTGCTCAATGAAGCTAAAGTTCCAGATGCTTCTGTCTCAGCGCTATTTAAAAATGGCCGTGCCATGGGAACTATTTTATTCTGGAGCTGTTTCTTCATGTGTTTGCTGATGGTTTATGCCTTAGGTAGCTGGTTACCAAAACTCATGATGGCTGCGGGTTATTCATTGGGTAGTAGCTTAATGTTCCTGCTTTCTTTGAACATTGGTGCAGTTATTGGTACAGCGGGTGGCGGTATTCTTGCCGATCGCTTCCATTTAAAACCAGTGATTATCAGTATGCTGATTGTGGGGGCATTGGCGCTTGTTGGTTTAGGTTTTAATTCTCCACAACCTGTGATTTATTTATTGGTGGCATTGGCAGGTGCAGCTTCGATTGGCTGTAGTATTTTGCTGTATAGCTATGTCGCGCAATATTACCCATTGGCAGTTCGTTCTACGGGTTTAGGATGGGCATCTGGTATTGGTCGTGTCGGAGCCATTGTAGGTCCAATCGTGATTGGTATGTTATTAGGAATGGAACTTCCGCATAAAATGAACTTCATTGCGGTTGCGATTCCTGCAATTATTGCGGCTTTTGCGGTTTCTTTTATTAAAACTAATCAAGCAGAAGAAGTGGCTGAAGTGCCTACAACATCTCAAGCGACCAAACAAAGATCCTATAGTTAA
- a CDS encoding ATP-binding cassette domain-containing protein, which produces MIQLDQLSIRRGGRVLFQKASMQLHPGWKIGLTGVNGAGKSTLFSALLGGMESDGGSLTRPAVWTVAHMAQEIKALDMKAIDFVLSGDEEYWEIQNKLDHPENLSDDELAHLYGRFDEIHGYSAAAKASQLMAGLGFFEHQSQLDVSSFSGGWRMRLNLARTLMSRSDLLLLDEPTNHLDLDAILWLEDWLKAYEGTLVLISHDRDFLDAITDHILHIENQELILYTGNYSTFERTRSERLAQQQQAYEKQLETRAHLQKYIDRFKAQATKAKQAQSRIKQLERMQELSAAHVDTPFTFSFREPSKMSSPLLELETADIGYGEKLIVTNVNLQITPTSRIGLLGMNGAGKSTLIKSLVGDLKLLQGTRKDSELLNIGYFAQHQMDALDGNASPMLQLARIADKKISEASLRSFLGSFGFSGERMDTPSESFSGGERARLALALIVWQRPNVLILDEPTNHLDLDMRHALTMALQDFEGAVVLVSHERQLIASVCDELILVHAGQSREFDGDLTAYAEWLRQARIDMMKNGQQPSAPVQSQVEVKPTISKLDKEAQRKEAARQRELSRPIRKNIEKNEVQIAKVQPRLAEIEVLLGDPTLYEANRKDDLLKLMDEQNQLKAKLEQIEEEMLTLMMELEALESAF; this is translated from the coding sequence ATGATCCAATTAGACCAACTTTCGATTCGTCGTGGTGGACGCGTACTCTTCCAAAAAGCCTCGATGCAATTACATCCAGGTTGGAAAATTGGTTTAACTGGCGTAAATGGCGCTGGTAAATCAACCTTATTTTCTGCGCTCTTGGGGGGGATGGAGTCCGACGGGGGATCTTTAACCCGTCCTGCGGTGTGGACCGTTGCCCATATGGCACAAGAAATCAAAGCTTTAGACATGAAAGCAATTGATTTTGTTTTATCAGGCGACGAAGAATATTGGGAAATTCAGAACAAACTGGATCATCCTGAAAACTTAAGTGATGATGAACTTGCTCATTTATATGGACGCTTTGATGAAATTCATGGTTATTCAGCCGCGGCTAAAGCATCACAACTCATGGCTGGTTTAGGTTTCTTTGAACATCAATCACAACTCGATGTTTCAAGTTTCTCGGGCGGTTGGCGTATGCGTCTGAACCTTGCGCGTACCCTCATGAGTCGTTCAGATTTACTGTTGCTGGATGAACCGACCAACCATTTAGACTTAGATGCTATTCTTTGGTTAGAAGATTGGTTGAAAGCCTACGAAGGAACTTTGGTTCTTATTTCGCATGACCGTGATTTCTTGGATGCGATTACCGACCATATTTTACATATCGAAAATCAAGAACTGATTTTATATACCGGTAACTACTCGACCTTCGAACGTACTCGTAGTGAGCGTTTGGCACAACAACAACAAGCCTACGAAAAGCAATTAGAAACACGTGCACATTTGCAAAAATATATCGACCGCTTTAAAGCGCAAGCCACCAAAGCCAAACAAGCGCAAAGTCGAATTAAACAATTGGAACGTATGCAGGAACTTTCTGCAGCGCATGTCGATACGCCGTTTACCTTTAGTTTCCGTGAACCAAGTAAAATGAGTTCACCTTTACTGGAACTTGAAACTGCCGATATTGGTTACGGTGAAAAACTGATTGTGACCAATGTGAATTTGCAAATTACCCCGACCAGTCGAATTGGTTTATTGGGAATGAATGGCGCAGGTAAATCAACCTTGATTAAATCACTGGTTGGCGATCTAAAACTATTACAAGGAACGCGTAAAGATTCTGAACTGCTGAATATTGGTTATTTTGCTCAGCATCAAATGGATGCTTTGGATGGTAACGCCAGCCCAATGTTGCAATTGGCGCGTATTGCCGACAAAAAAATTAGTGAAGCCAGTTTACGTTCTTTCTTAGGCAGCTTTGGTTTTAGTGGCGAACGTATGGACACGCCAAGTGAAAGTTTCTCTGGTGGTGAACGAGCGCGTTTGGCTTTAGCACTCATTGTATGGCAACGTCCAAACGTATTAATTCTAGACGAACCCACCAACCATTTAGACTTAGATATGCGCCATGCACTAACAATGGCATTACAAGACTTTGAAGGTGCGGTGGTTCTGGTTTCGCATGAACGCCAACTCATTGCTTCCGTTTGTGATGAGTTGATCTTGGTTCACGCAGGTCAAAGTCGTGAATTTGATGGTGACTTGACGGCTTATGCAGAATGGTTACGTCAAGCACGTATCGATATGATGAAGAATGGCCAACAACCGTCTGCTCCAGTTCAATCCCAAGTTGAAGTGAAACCCACTATTTCTAAACTGGACAAAGAGGCTCAACGTAAAGAAGCAGCTCGTCAACGTGAACTCAGTCGTCCAATTCGTAAAAATATTGAAAAAAATGAAGTTCAGATCGCCAAAGTTCAGCCGCGCTTAGCAGAAATTGAAGTTTTATTGGGCGATCCTACGCTATATGAAGCAAACCGAAAGGACGATTTGCTGAAATTGATGGATGAACAAAATCAGTTAAAAGCAAAATTAGAGCAAATTGAAGAAGAGATGCTGACCTTAATGATGGAATTAGAAGCGTTGGAAAGCGCATTTTAA
- a CDS encoding putative solute-binding protein: MKKVMFGLAALTAVGLSTTAQAAKVDICVFDLLGKSGESYRMAQEWALAAKSWGAEVNLIPRQDEAVADNDFKAGKCDGVFMTAMRARQYNKFAGSIDALGGVPSNAIAQKAISFALDQRNASKMVTTLSGKKYEVAGIAPLGSAFIFVRDKNINSIEKAAGKKFAVLGYDQAQKIMVQRVGAQAVISDVSNFVAKFNNGQVDMVGAPAYAYKPLEIYKGLGNNGAMFNFPVLQVTADFVIRPEQFPAGFGQKSRDWFVKNLPKSFSMINRLEAGIPAKYRMNLSAEDKIKYQKMLRDGRIDLTKQGIYDTGMMSVLKKARCSVDKANFECSMAGE; encoded by the coding sequence ATGAAAAAAGTCATGTTCGGTTTAGCTGCTTTGACTGCTGTGGGTCTTTCTACGACTGCGCAAGCCGCCAAAGTAGATATCTGTGTATTTGATTTGCTAGGTAAGTCAGGCGAATCTTATCGAATGGCGCAAGAATGGGCACTAGCAGCAAAAAGCTGGGGTGCAGAAGTCAACCTGATTCCACGACAAGATGAAGCCGTCGCAGACAACGATTTTAAAGCAGGTAAATGTGACGGCGTTTTTATGACTGCAATGCGCGCACGTCAATACAATAAATTTGCAGGTTCAATTGATGCCTTAGGTGGCGTACCCAGCAACGCCATTGCGCAAAAAGCCATTAGCTTTGCCCTAGACCAACGTAATGCCAGCAAAATGGTGACCACGTTGAGTGGCAAAAAATATGAAGTGGCTGGTATTGCCCCCCTTGGCTCTGCTTTTATATTCGTCCGTGATAAAAACATCAATTCCATAGAAAAAGCGGCTGGGAAAAAATTCGCAGTCTTGGGCTATGACCAAGCACAAAAAATTATGGTGCAACGTGTTGGTGCTCAAGCGGTCATTTCGGATGTTTCAAATTTCGTAGCTAAATTTAATAATGGTCAAGTGGACATGGTGGGTGCCCCTGCCTATGCATACAAACCTCTCGAAATTTATAAGGGTTTAGGCAATAACGGCGCAATGTTTAACTTTCCTGTTCTACAAGTGACTGCCGACTTTGTGATTCGCCCTGAGCAATTCCCTGCTGGTTTTGGACAAAAATCTCGTGACTGGTTTGTCAAGAATTTACCAAAAAGCTTCTCGATGATTAATCGCCTTGAAGCGGGTATTCCTGCCAAATACCGCATGAATTTAAGTGCTGAAGATAAAATTAAATATCAAAAAATGTTACGTGATGGTCGTATCGATCTCACCAAACAAGGTATTTATGATACAGGCATGATGAGTGTCTTGAAAAAGGCACGTTGCTCTGTCGATAAAGCCAATTTTGAGTGTTCAATGGCAGGTGAATAA
- a CDS encoding sulfite exporter TauE/SafE family protein: MVLSFIVVVFLLAGMVKGMIGLGLPAVSMGLLTMLISPYQAAALLIVPSMATNIWQLFAEGQVLRVLARFWTLLLGIIVGSIWSVFPRLGQSEFNSEALLGAMLLLYGVYGLAAKQIPNLSRYAGILSPLIGYLGGALTVATGVVVIPVVPYLQSLHLQRDDLVQSLGMAFTVSTMCLAIFLQQNPVAHLEIDYLWSVLALIPALLGMWLGTRIRYKIAEQKFRKVFFYGLITLGGYMLLSH; the protein is encoded by the coding sequence ATGGTGCTGAGTTTTATTGTGGTGGTTTTTCTGCTGGCAGGGATGGTGAAAGGCATGATTGGTTTAGGTTTGCCTGCCGTATCGATGGGGCTATTGACCATGTTGATTAGTCCTTATCAAGCGGCAGCATTGTTGATCGTCCCTTCCATGGCCACCAATATTTGGCAGTTATTTGCTGAAGGGCAGGTATTGCGGGTTTTGGCTCGGTTCTGGACACTTTTGCTGGGGATTATTGTTGGTTCAATTTGGAGTGTTTTCCCTCGCTTAGGTCAAAGTGAATTTAACAGTGAAGCACTTTTAGGCGCTATGTTATTGCTGTATGGCGTATATGGTTTAGCTGCAAAACAAATCCCGAACTTGTCTCGCTATGCTGGAATCTTATCTCCATTAATAGGCTATTTGGGCGGGGCATTGACTGTGGCGACGGGTGTCGTGGTCATTCCTGTAGTGCCTTATTTGCAGTCTCTACATTTACAGCGTGATGATCTGGTCCAGTCTTTGGGCATGGCATTTACCGTTTCGACCATGTGCTTGGCCATCTTTTTGCAGCAAAATCCTGTGGCCCACCTCGAGATTGATTATCTATGGTCTGTTCTGGCATTGATTCCTGCCTTACTCGGGATGTGGTTGGGCACGCGGATACGCTATAAAATTGCAGAGCAGAAATTTCGCAAAGTCTTTTTCTATGGTTTGATTACCTTGGGTGGGTATATGCTACTTAGTCATTAA
- a CDS encoding putative solute-binding protein, with protein MRKAFFVLSTATLFNLSNLAHANINVCVFDLLGKSGDSYKFLEEWALVSKNWGANIDLTAYKDEAKLDQDFKAGKCDGFYMTSMRARNYNKFAGSIDALGGVPNNAIAQKAIIYVLDKRNQKRLITKSGKETYEVAGIGQIGPAYLFVRDKSVNTIEKLNGKKIAVMEFDQAQKIMVKRINAVPVMSEISNFVKKFNQNEVDVVPAPAYAFKPLEIYKGLGNNGAMINFPVLNVTADLIIRPEQFPEGFAAQSRQWFVRQLPRNFAMVQRVEATIPSKYRMQLNKDDKEKYQKLLRDARMDLTQQGIYDPTMMTVLKKARCTVERTNFECSLGGE; from the coding sequence ATGAGAAAAGCCTTTTTTGTCTTGTCTACAGCAACACTATTCAATTTGTCCAATTTAGCGCATGCAAATATTAATGTTTGCGTTTTCGATTTGCTTGGCAAATCTGGAGACTCTTATAAGTTTCTTGAAGAATGGGCATTGGTCAGTAAAAACTGGGGCGCCAATATAGACCTAACGGCTTACAAAGATGAAGCCAAATTAGACCAAGACTTCAAAGCTGGAAAATGTGACGGTTTTTATATGACCTCCATGCGTGCCCGTAATTATAATAAATTTGCAGGTTCAATTGATGCCTTGGGTGGGGTACCCAATAACGCGATTGCGCAGAAAGCCATTATTTATGTTTTAGACAAACGAAATCAGAAACGCCTCATCACCAAATCAGGTAAAGAGACCTATGAAGTTGCAGGGATTGGTCAGATTGGCCCAGCCTACTTATTTGTACGGGATAAATCAGTCAATACCATTGAAAAACTCAACGGTAAAAAAATTGCAGTGATGGAGTTTGATCAGGCACAAAAAATTATGGTGAAACGCATTAATGCTGTTCCTGTCATGTCTGAAATTTCCAATTTTGTGAAAAAATTTAATCAGAATGAAGTCGATGTCGTGCCCGCGCCTGCTTATGCCTTTAAACCTCTTGAGATTTATAAAGGTTTGGGCAATAACGGCGCAATGATCAATTTTCCGGTATTAAATGTCACGGCAGACCTGATTATTCGACCAGAACAATTTCCAGAGGGTTTTGCTGCCCAATCTCGGCAATGGTTTGTCCGCCAACTACCTAGAAATTTTGCTATGGTGCAGCGTGTAGAAGCCACTATTCCGAGCAAATATCGTATGCAACTGAACAAAGATGACAAAGAAAAATATCAAAAATTGTTGCGTGATGCGCGGATGGATCTGACCCAACAAGGTATCTATGATCCCACCATGATGACGGTGCTGAAAAAAGCCAGATGTACCGTTGAGCGCACCAATTTTGAATGCTCACTAGGCGGGGAATAA
- a CDS encoding solute carrier family 23 protein gives MSNWFPQWRPYSGNVETRPVGTNEYLPPVQSAVLGIQHAFAMFGATVLAPFLMGFDPNLAIFMSGICTILFFFMTGGRVPSYLGSSFAFIGVVIAATGYAASGTGAPNANLAVAAGGIMACGVLYALFGLMVMATGTQWIEKLMPPVVTGAVVMIIGLNLAPVTVKGVAGNPFNMWMALVTVLCMGSIAVFTKGLLQRLLLLIGLLLAYLLYFIVSNVMGYGTPINFTPIQQAAWFGFPTFHSPQFDVNAMLIIAPVALILVAENLGHIKAVSAMTGENLDPQIGKAFLADGVATTLSGGVGAPGMTTYGENIGVMAVTRVYSTIVFVIAGVFAIFLGLSPKFGAIIHTIPTAILTGASIVVFGLITIAGAKIWIENKVDFSKNKNLMVAAVTIILGTGDFALQFGNFNLGGIGTATFAALVLNWFFSLKDQSE, from the coding sequence ATGTCCAATTGGTTTCCCCAATGGCGCCCTTATTCAGGCAATGTCGAGACACGTCCTGTCGGAACAAATGAATATCTTCCGCCTGTTCAGAGTGCTGTGCTGGGCATTCAGCATGCCTTTGCCATGTTTGGTGCGACAGTTCTTGCCCCATTTTTGATGGGTTTTGACCCCAATCTCGCAATCTTCATGTCGGGCATCTGTACCATTCTGTTCTTTTTCATGACGGGTGGACGTGTTCCAAGTTATCTCGGCTCAAGCTTTGCTTTTATTGGCGTGGTCATTGCTGCAACGGGTTATGCGGCCTCAGGAACGGGTGCACCCAATGCCAATTTAGCCGTAGCCGCTGGCGGGATTATGGCATGTGGTGTGTTGTATGCCCTGTTTGGTCTCATGGTCATGGCAACGGGTACCCAATGGATTGAAAAGCTCATGCCACCTGTCGTAACTGGTGCTGTGGTAATGATTATTGGTTTAAATCTGGCCCCTGTGACGGTGAAAGGCGTGGCGGGCAATCCCTTTAATATGTGGATGGCACTGGTGACAGTGCTTTGTATGGGATCTATCGCGGTCTTCACCAAAGGCTTGTTGCAACGCTTACTGCTCTTAATCGGCTTATTACTGGCGTATCTCCTCTATTTCATCGTTTCGAATGTCATGGGATACGGTACACCTATTAATTTTACCCCAATTCAACAAGCAGCGTGGTTTGGCTTTCCAACATTCCATTCGCCACAGTTTGATGTGAATGCCATGTTAATTATTGCTCCAGTGGCTTTAATTTTAGTGGCTGAAAATTTGGGGCATATTAAAGCAGTGAGTGCCATGACGGGTGAAAACTTAGACCCGCAAATTGGTAAAGCCTTCTTGGCAGATGGTGTTGCAACGACACTTTCTGGCGGTGTTGGTGCACCAGGTATGACCACCTATGGCGAAAACATTGGGGTGATGGCAGTTACGCGCGTTTACTCGACTATCGTCTTTGTCATTGCAGGTGTGTTTGCCATTTTCTTGGGGCTATCGCCAAAGTTTGGCGCCATTATTCACACCATTCCAACGGCAATCCTCACAGGTGCTTCCATTGTGGTCTTTGGTTTAATTACCATTGCGGGTGCCAAAATCTGGATTGAAAACAAAGTCGATTTTTCTAAAAATAAAAACCTGATGGTTGCAGCAGTGACCATTATTTTAGGTACAGGCGATTTTGCCTTGCAGTTCGGCAATTTCAATTTGGGTGGCATTGGAACGGCTACCTTCGCAGCCTTGGTTTTAAACTGGTTCTTCAGCTTAAAAGATCAAAGCGAATAA
- a CDS encoding PQQ-dependent sugar dehydrogenase, whose protein sequence is MNYSKYGLLLWLGFLSSVSILACHAQDKAADEPNSQAAKATLSQPYKIRKMGEFNEPWAIAVLPDQHLLITEKAGKLFVFNPKTQQKIAVEGVPQVAYGGQGGLGDVVLHPDFKQNHIIYFSYAEQGKGGYGAVVVRAVLDEQLPNQPRLIDLQPIWRQVPKVSGQGHYAHRLAFDSAGKLWISSGERQKFQPAQDMQSNLGKILRLNEDGSPAAGNPFMAQGPIAAQIWSLGHRNPLGMAFDAQGQLWVAEMGPRGGDEFNRIRKSANYGYPIVSNGDHYSGRDIPDHTTRPEFQAPEISWTPVISPSSLIFYRGSEFPKWTNKALIGGLSSQAIIVVDTQTVPVQEVQRLAMKQRIRGLVETQDGSIWGIEDGKNAALFQLTAP, encoded by the coding sequence ATGAACTATTCAAAGTACGGTTTGCTTTTGTGGCTCGGATTCCTTAGTTCGGTGTCTATTTTAGCCTGTCATGCACAAGATAAGGCAGCAGATGAACCAAATTCGCAAGCCGCCAAAGCCACGCTTTCTCAGCCCTATAAAATCAGAAAAATGGGGGAGTTTAATGAACCTTGGGCGATAGCCGTGTTGCCCGATCAGCACTTATTAATTACCGAAAAAGCAGGAAAGCTGTTTGTGTTTAATCCCAAAACACAGCAAAAAATAGCTGTAGAGGGAGTTCCGCAGGTTGCCTATGGTGGTCAAGGCGGTTTGGGTGACGTGGTGCTGCATCCAGATTTTAAACAGAATCATATCATTTATTTCAGTTATGCCGAACAAGGTAAAGGTGGCTATGGTGCAGTAGTTGTGCGTGCAGTTTTAGATGAGCAACTACCCAATCAACCACGATTAATCGACTTGCAGCCGATTTGGCGACAAGTGCCCAAAGTTTCAGGACAAGGTCATTATGCACATCGCTTGGCTTTTGATTCAGCAGGAAAATTATGGATTAGTTCAGGCGAACGACAGAAGTTTCAACCTGCGCAAGATATGCAGAGCAATTTGGGTAAAATTCTGCGCTTGAATGAAGATGGTTCACCAGCAGCAGGGAATCCATTTATGGCTCAAGGTCCGATTGCGGCACAAATTTGGAGCCTAGGTCATCGAAACCCTTTGGGGATGGCTTTCGATGCACAAGGGCAGCTTTGGGTTGCTGAAATGGGACCTCGTGGTGGCGATGAGTTCAACCGTATTCGCAAATCTGCAAATTATGGTTACCCAATTGTGTCGAATGGGGATCATTATAGCGGACGTGATATTCCTGATCATACGACTCGTCCAGAGTTTCAAGCCCCTGAAATTAGTTGGACCCCAGTCATTTCTCCATCGAGTTTAATCTTCTATCGAGGTTCTGAATTCCCGAAATGGACCAATAAAGCATTGATTGGTGGACTGTCTTCACAGGCGATTATTGTAGTAGATACGCAAACTGTGCCTGTACAGGAAGTGCAACGTTTAGCCATGAAACAGCGAATTCGTGGTTTGGTTGAAACACAGGATGGTTCAATTTGGGGAATAGAAGATGGTAAAAATGCGGCTTTGTTTCAACTAACGGCACCTTAA